The genomic window ATGTTCTGTGCGACGACCAAGCATGCCGTGACGAGATTATGCTGCAAGGTCTGCATGACTCGATCGAGGACAACCCTGGTGATGTCGTTGTCGTTCTACATCAGCTGGGGAACCACGGACCCAGCTACTTCAAGCGATACCCGGAAGATCTGACGAAATTTACTCCCGACTGCCGAAACGCAGACTTGGGCAAGTGCACACGCGGTGAAATCGTCAATGCGTATGACAACGCGGTCCTTGCGACAGATGACTTCCTTGCAAAGACAATTCGCATGCTTGAACAGGACAAGAGTCACGATACCGGGCTGATCTATGTCTCCGACCACGGCGAGTCATTAGGGGAGGCGAACGTCTATCTTCACGGGCTCCCCTACGCTATCGCCCCTGATACTCAGATCAAGGTGCCGATGGTGATGTGGATGTCTGATGGTATGAAGAGCAGCAACAACCTGGACCTTCAATGTGTCCGGGACCGATCAAAGCAGCCGTCCAGCCACGACAACCTCTTCCATTCTGTGCTTGGCCTGATGCAGGTTAGGACGACGGTGCTAGACGAGAGCCTAAATCTGTTCTCAGGCTGTACCAGCAACGCCGGTCACAGCCTATAGCCGACCACGGCGAGTATCGCTGTTGGAAGACCCGTGAGCGTCTCTTGGGCCCAAAAGAAGGAAACATCGAAGTGGCAGATATGTACGGTCATCGTCCGCGGAGCATTGCGCGCGTCTTTGAGGCGCTTCGCTGGTCTCTCCAGGGGCTGAGATCAGCTTGGCTGCATGAATCGTCGTTTCGGTTGGAAGTTGTTATGGCCGCGGTGGCATTACCTACAGCTATCTTTTTCGGCAACTCAGGGGTAGAGCGAGTGCTTCTCATGGGGAGCGTACTGTTCGTTTTGGCATTCGAGCTGCTGAACTCCGCTATCGAGGCAGTGATCGAACGGTATGGCCCAGAAATCCATGAGCTGGCTGGTCGTGCGAAGGACATGGGGTCGGCTGCGGTGTTCGTGGCTCTTTGCAATGTCGCCCTCACATGGGCCGTTATCCTTGTGGGTTGATTCCCTGGGTCCCGACCTGAACGGGGC from Stenotrophomonas nitritireducens includes these protein-coding regions:
- a CDS encoding diacylglycerol kinase — protein: MADMYGHRPRSIARVFEALRWSLQGLRSAWLHESSFRLEVVMAAVALPTAIFFGNSGVERVLLMGSVLFVLAFELLNSAIEAVIERYGPEIHELAGRAKDMGSAAVFVALCNVALTWAVILVG